A stretch of the Medicago truncatula cultivar Jemalong A17 chromosome 5, MtrunA17r5.0-ANR, whole genome shotgun sequence genome encodes the following:
- the LOC11416966 gene encoding isoflavone reductase-like protein → MAAEKSKILVLGGTGYIGKFIIEASAKAGHPTFALIRESTVSHPEKSKLIESFKTSGVTLLYGDLGDHESLVKAIKQVDVVISTLGGAQVDDQVKLIAAIKEAGNIKRFLPSEFGIDVDRHHAVEPVASFFGQKAKIRRAIEAEGIPYTYISSNAFAGYFLPTLGQQNVTSPPRDKVVILGDGNVKGVYVTEEDIGTYTIKAVDDPRTLNKVVYFRPPANVLSFNELVSLWENKIKSTLEKIYVPEDQLLKSIQESPFPANLMLALGHSMSVKGDCTNFEIEPSFGVEASEIYPEVKYTTVDNYLNAFV, encoded by the exons ATGGCAGCAGAGAAGAGCAAAATCCTAGTCCTAGGAGGAACAGGTTACATAGGAAAATTCATAATTGAAGCAAGTGCAAAAGCAGGACATCCCACGTTTGCTTTGATTAGGGAGAGCACAGTTTCTCATCCTGAAAAATCAAAGCTTATTGAGAGCTTCAAAACCTCTGGAGTTACTTTACTTTAT GGTGATCTGGGTGATCATGAAAGTCTTGTTAAGGCAATTAAGCAAGTTGATGTAGTTATTTCAACACTTGGTGGAGCACAAGTTGATGACCAAGTTAAGCTCATAGCAGCAATAAAGGAAGCAGGAAACATCAAG AGGTTTCTCCCATCTGAATTCGGGATCGACGTTGACCGTCACCATGCTGTTGAGCCGGTAGCTAGCTTTTTTGGGCAAAAAGCAAAAATCAGAAGGGCAATTGAAGCTGAAGGAATTCCTTACACTTATATTTCCTCTAACGCCTTTGCCGGATACTTCCTCCCTACATTAGGACAACAAAATGTCACATCTCCTCCCCGCGATAAAGTGGTCATTCTTGGAGATGGAAATGTCAAAG GAGTTTATGTCACGGAGGAAGACATCGGGACTTATACCATTAAAGCAGTGGACGATCCAAGAACCTTGAACAAAGTTGTATACTTTAGGCCTCCTGCCAATGTTTTGTCTTTCAACGAACTCGTCTCATTGTGGGAGAATAAAATTAAGAGCACCCTCGAGAAAATTTATGTTCCAGAGGATCAACTTCTTAAGAGCATTCAAG AGTCTCCTTTCCCTGCAAACTTAATGTTGGCATTAGGTCACTCCATGTCAGTAAAAGGAGATTGTACAAATTTTGAGATTGAACCTTCTTTTGGTGTGGAAGCTTCTGAAATTTATCCTGAGGTGAAATACACTACGGTCGACAACTACTTGAATGCATTTGTTTGA
- the LOC11412853 gene encoding isoflavone reductase, with amino-acid sequence MATENKILILGPTGAIGRHIVWASIKAGNPTYALVRKTPGNVNKPKLITAANPETKEELIDNYQSLGVILLEGDINDHETLVKAIKQVDIVICAAGRLLIEDQVKIIKAIKEAGNVKKFFPSEFGLDVDRHEAVEPVRQVFEEKASIRRVIEAEGVPYTYLCCHAFTGYFLRNLAQLDVTDPPRDKVVILGDGNVKGAYVTEADVGTFTIKAANDPNTLNKAVHIRLPKNYLTQNEVISLWEKKIGKTLEKTYVSEEQVLKDIQESSFPHNYLLALYHSQQIKGDAVYEIDPTKDIEASEAYPDVTYTTADEYLNQFV; translated from the exons atggCAACTGAAAACAAAATCCTGATCCTAGGACCAACAGGAGCTATTGGAAGACACATAGTTTGGGCAAGTATTAAAGCAGGAAATCCAACATATGCTTTGGTTAGAAAAACACCTGGCAATGTTAACAAGCCAAAGCTTATTACAGCTGCTAATCCTGAAACCAAGGAAGAGCTTATTGATAATTACCAATCTTTAGGAGTTATTCTACTTGAA GGTGATATAAATGATCATGAAACTCTTGTTAAGGCAATCAAGCAAGTTGATATTGTGATTTGTGCTGCTGGTAGACTACTAATTGAGGATCAGGTCAAGattattaaagcaattaaagaAGCTGGAAACGTTAAG AAATTTTTCCCATCCGAATTTGGGCTAGACGTGGACCGTCACGAGGCAGTTGAGCcagttagacaagtttttgaagaaaaagcgAGTATCCGAAGAGTAATTGAAGCTGAAGGAGTTCCTTACACTTACCTTTGTTGCCACGCCTTTACCGGTTACTTCTTACGTAACTTGGCTCAACTCGACGTCACTGATCCTCCTCGGGATAAAGTTGTCATTCTTGGAGATGGAAATGTGAAAG gagCTTATGTCACTGAGGCTGATGTTGGGACTTTTACCATTAAAGCAGCAAATGATCCCAACACATTGAACAAAGCTGTCCATATAAGACTCCCCAAAAATTATTTGACCCAAAATGAGGTTATTTCTCTTTGGGAGAAAAAGATTGGGAAGACTCTTGAGAAAACTTATGTTTCAGAGGAACAAGTTCTCAAGGATATTCAAG AATCTTCATTCCCTCATAACTACTTGTTGGCATTGTATCATTCACAACAAATAAAAGGAGATGCAGTTTATGAGATTGATCCAACCAAAGATATTGAAGCTTCTGAAGCCTATCCTGATGTCACATACACCACTGCTGATGAATATTTGAATCAATTTGTCTAA
- the LOC11410094 gene encoding isoflavone reductase, whose protein sequence is MATENKILILGPTGAIGRHIVWASIKAGNPTYALVRKTPGNVNKPKLITAANPETKEELIDNYQSLGVILLEGDINDHETLVKAIKQVDIVICAAGRLLIEDQVKIIKAIKEAGNVKKFFPSEFGLDVDRHEAVEPVRQVFEEKASIRRVIEAEGVPYTYLCCHAFTGYFLRNLAQLDVTDPPRDKVVILGDGNVKGAYVTEADVGTFTIKAANDPNTLNKAVHIRLPKNYLTQNEVIALWEKKIGKTLEKTYVSEEQVLKDIQESSFPHNYLLALYHSQQIKGDAVYEIDPTKDIEASEAYPDVTYTTADEYLNQFV, encoded by the exons atggCAACTGAAAACAAAATCCTGATCCTAGGACCAACAGGAGCTATTGGAAGACACATAGTTTGGGCAAGTATTAAAGCAGGAAATCCAACATATGCTTTGGTTAGAAAAACACCTGGCAATGTTAACAAGCCAAAGCTTATTACAGCTGCTAATCCTGAAACCAAGGAAGAGCTTATTGATAATTACCAATCTTTAGGAGTTATTCTACTTGAA GGTGATATAAATGATCATGAAACTCTTGTTAAGGCAATCAAGCAAGTTGATATTGTGATTTGTGCTGCTGGTAGACTACTAATTGAGGATCAGGTCAAGattattaaagcaattaaagaAGCTGGAAACGTTAAG AAATTTTTCCCATCCGAATTTGGGCTAGACGTGGACCGTCACGAGGCAGTTGAGCcagttagacaagtttttgaagaaaaagcgAGTATCCGAAGAGTAATTGAAGCTGAAGGAGTTCCTTACACTTACCTTTGTTGCCACGCCTTTACCGGTTACTTCTTACGTAACTTGGCTCAACTCGACGTCACTGATCCTCCTCGGGATAAAGTTGTCATTCTTGGAGATGGAAATGTGAAAG gagCTTATGTCACTGAGGCTGATGTTGGGACTTTTACCATTAAAGCAGCAAATGATCCCAACACATTGAACAAAGCTGTCCATATAAGACTCCCCAAAAATTATTTGACCCAAAATGAGGTTATTGCTCTTTGGGAGAAAAAGATCGGAAAGACTCTTGAGAAAACTTATGTTTCAGAGGAACAAGTTCTCAAGGATATTCAAG AATCTTCATTTCCTCATAACTACTTGTTGGCATTGTATCATTCACAACAAATAAAAGGAGATGCAGTTTATGAGATTGATCCAACCAAAGATATTGAAGCTTCTGAAGCCTATCCTGATGTCACATACACCACTGCTGATGAATATTTGAATCAATTTGTCTAA
- the LOC120575764 gene encoding uncharacterized protein, with protein MEKTQLDNLFPLTPSAVFSTKKGRSGYEPSDTETEWQDTPRHERGRKNNMTLSPEETKALYLRNKSPMTLHKRHPSRFEFEVPSSPSITGSVLNQPRRRHLSKSPYRPRVAHDNHYDVDGNDDDASLTNITGVNSRRNMSPLPRPDIGRTLSPYNRNREQRAPYNENRKASSGLLEMDRVGTKSNYKRAVTAPRLRDQQQTVQNTARTLKQREKSPFKTGLVKEREINEMIAEVKLSKNPTDDYSSALESTDSIQTGDLFFSRECNALQAKNSSMPKKVQQYEYFSPRQVITTINPITNPCESGKHGMNMNMPRNYSSNVLLSRTSAATSIRKGSGTGKPSANSSVKSDASTKTTESMRKFTSNRKKNQKDAWFACMMRTGNCRISRKSPERRPIDEASLIERAIIVESIPQLWADKHKPASLDGFICNKQEAQLLKELVSQGSCPHILLKGPSGSGKRDLAMAFLREIYGDACCNLSHDLRHFPIQDKRTMKVSVPITSSSHHMEVNVNSEPNAKYALMGLIKEISNIYAITPEVSNVNFKSDYKG; from the exons ATGGAGAAGACTCAACTGGATAACCTATTTCCTCTAACTCCAAGTGCCGTATTCTCTACAAAGAAGGGACGTAGCGGATATGAACCATCAGACACAGAGACGGAGTGGCAAGACACTCCACGTCATGAACGAGGAAGAAAGAACAACATGACTTTGAGTCCAGAAGAAACAAAAGCTTTGTATCTAAGGAACAAAAGTCCTATGACACTCCACAAGAGACACCCTTCAAGGTTTGAATTTGAAGTCCCATCATCACCTTCAATAACAGGTTCAGTTCTTAACCAACCAAGAAGAAGACATCTCAGTAAATCACCCTATAGGCCACGCGTAGCACATGATAATCATTATGATGTTGATGGTAATGATGATGATGCTTCGTTAACAAACATAACAGGTGTGAACTCACGTAGAAATATGAGTCCTTTGCCAAGGCCTGACATTGGAAGAACATTGTCTCCTTATAACAGAAACCGTGAGCAAAGAGCACCTTATAATGAAAATAGGAAAGCAAGTTCAGGGCTTCTAGAAATGGATAGAGTGGGTACAAAATCAAACTACAAGAGAGCAGTGACTGCTCCAAGATTGAGAGACCAACAACAAACAGTGCAAAACACTGCGAGAACTCTGAAACAAAGGGAAAAATCTCCTTTCAAAACAGGTTTAGTTAaagaaagagaaatcaatgaAATGATAGCAGAGGTGAAACTATCAAAAAACCCTACTGATGATTATTCATCAGCACTCGAAAGTACAGACTCAATTCAAACAGGTGATCTTTTCTTTTCTCGTGAATGCAATGCCTTGCAAGCGAAGAATTCTTCAATGCCAAAAAAAGTTCAACAATACGAGTATTTTAGCCCTAGACAAGTGATCACCACCATTAATCCCATTACCAACCCATGTGAAAGTGGTAAACACggtatgaatatgaatatgccAAGAAACTATTCAAGTAATGTGTTGTTGTCTCGAACATCGGCAGCCACATCAATCAGAAAGGGAAGTGGAACTGGGAAGCCTAGTGCTAACTCTAGTGTGAAAAGTGATGCTAGTACAAAGACAACCGAAAGCATGAGGAAATTCACATCCAACAGAAAAAAGAACCAGAAAGATGCATGGTTTGCTTGTATGATGAGAACAGGAAACTGTAGGATTTCAAGAAAATCGCCTGAACGCAGACCCATTGATGAAGCTTCATTGATCGAGAGGGCAATAATTGTGGAAAGCATTCCACAATTATGGGCAGATAAACATAAACCAGCTTCACTTGATGGCTTCATTTGCAACAAACAAGAAGCTCAACTACTCAAGGAATTA GTGTCACAGGGCTCTTGTCCTCATATTTTACTCAAAGGACCCTCTGGTTCTGGGAAAAGAGACCTAGCAATGGCTTTTCTTAGAGAAATATATGGTGATGCATGTTGTAAT CTGTCACATGATTTACGACATTTCCCTATTCAG GACAAAAGGACCATGAAAGTATCGGTTCCAATAACGTCCAGTTCTCATCATATGGAGGTCAATGTAAATTCAGAACCAAATGCTAAATATGCTTTGATGGgattaatcaaagaaattagcAATATATATGCAATTACCCCTGAAGTAAGTAATGTGAATTTCAAGTCAGATTATAAAGGTTAG
- the LOC11405660 gene encoding replication factor C subunit 3, which produces CGWIPFISVIIIYDVEKAAENIQHLIKWIIDRYSDICKLVLCCEDDENIIAQVKNRFKVINVDAPQTHEIIEVLTQIANKEEMDLSMNFAMKIATKSKQNLREAILALEACRAHNYPFSEEQPIPVGWEKIVIEVATEILTDPSFSRLLSIRGKFQMLLLDFVHPRLILLKLVEQLIRRIEAGLKRELYYWHAYYDRRLPPGTTALLKLEEFVAKFMSIYRRSSGSRQYV; this is translated from the exons TGTGGTTGGATTCCCTTTATTTCAGTAATCATTATTTACGATGTCGAGAAAGCTGCAGAGAACATCCAACACTTGATCAAATGGATCATAGACCGTTATTCAGATATATGCAAATTAGTTCTCTGctgtgaagatgatgaaaacatTATTGCACAAGTGAAAAACCGGTTCAAAGTTATCAATGTTGATGCTCCTCAAACTCATGAA ATTATTGAGGTTCTTACTCAGATAGCAAATAAAGAGGAAATGGATCTATCCATGAATTTTGCTATGAAGATTGCCACAAAATCTAAGCAGAACCTCAGGGAAGCAATCTTAGCTCTTGAAGCATGCAGAGCACACAA CTATCCATTTTCAGAAGAACAACCAATTCCAGTCGGATGGGAGAAGATTGTAATAGAAGTTGCTACAGAGATCCTAACGGATCCATCATTTTCACG CTTACTCTCAATACGAGGGAAATTTCAAATGCTTCTCCTGGATTTTGTCCACCCCAGATTGATTCTCCTG AAACTTGTGGAGCAGCTCATAAGAAGAATTGAGGCTGGCTTAAAAAGGGAGCTCTACTACTGGCATGCTTATTAT GACAGAAGACTCCCACCAGGAACAACAGCTTTACTAAAATTAGAAG AATTTGTAGCCAAGTTCATGAGCATATACAGAAGAAGCTCGGGCAGTAGGCAATATGTTTAG